The DNA sequence AGTAGGAAACATGGTCCGGGGACGATAGCAGGTGTTTACGATCTTAGAACTGGGAGGATCCTGTGATGCGTATATTGGGATGTATTGCTCTTATTGCGGGCTGCGGGTGTTTGGGATTGTGGTTGGCTCAGCGAATTCGGCGTCGACCGTTGGAATTGCGAGAATGTTTAATGGCCTTGGCACTTTTGGACACGGAAATTGTATGGGGTGCAACCCCTTTGCCAGAGGCATTCGGCATCGTGAAGGAACGTACAGATACCCCCTGGCAAGGGTTTTTTGCAGAACTCCAGGAACGTTTGCAGCGAGGAGAGTCAGCTAACAAGGCATGGAAAGACTCCATTATAACTCATAAACCTCATTTTTGTTTGCAGCAAGGAGACTGGCAAGTGATCCATGATGTGGGTAAAGGATTAGGCCGATCAGATCGTATGGAACAACACAAACAACTAGAACTCGTTCAGCGTCAACTCACATTAATAAAAGATCAAGCGGGAATATGGTCTGATAAACAAGCAAAAATGTGGTCTTATTTGGGTTTCCTCGGTGGGATCGCAGGTGTGCTCATTTTGATTTAACGGGAGAGGAGTCGATGGAATGAGCTTCAATCTTATTATTACTGTTGCTGGAATTGGTATTTTGGTCGGAGTACTAGCATCTGTGCTGAATCAATCTGGCCGCAGTGAAATGGCTCAAGGCGTTACAATCATGGGCGTGATCGTGGTCCTTTATATTGTGGTACAGTCTATTGCACAATTATTTACCTTGGTTAAGAGTGTTTTTAACCTTTATTAGGGGGCTAAGACGTGGAGATTTGGCAAATCGTAGGGCTAGCCCTGATTGTTACGGTGATCGGTGTTGTATTGAAACAAATTCGCCCAGAAATTGCGTTGCAACTGACGATATTAGCGAGTGCATCAATCTTTATTCTTATTTTGAGCAAGATCAAAGTCATTGTCGATCTGCTCCAGACTCTAGCAGATCAAGCCAATATCAGTTCTTATTATTTACTTATCGTTCTGAAGATCGTGGGTGTGGCTTATCTTGCTGAGTTTGGCGCTCAAATATGTCGTGATGCGGGGGAAAGTGCGATAGCGACTAAGATTGAGCTTGCCGCGAAAGTTGGGGTTATTGTCCTAGCGATTCCTATTATTGTAGCCATTACAGAGTCACTGGTACGACTCGTTCCGTGAGGTGATGTTATTTGCGGCGATTCATCATTAGTTTAGTTCTATTCGTTATCTTATTGAATGGGACAACTTCTCCCGTACTTGCCGAGGGAGTTGCCTCACAACCACAGGAGAAGGTAGAACTTACGCAACAAATTGATCTAAGTCAAATGCGAGGCTTTCTGGACCAACTGGATAGCGATGTTCAAGATGGAATGCCTGGTTTTTCTTTATCTCGCATGTTTGAAGAATTAAAAAACGGAAAACTGAATCTCCAACCAGAAAAGTTAGGACAGACCTTACTGACTATTCTGGGACGTGAAATCTTAAGCAGTGCTCCTTTAATCGGCAAGTTGCTGGTTTTAGCCGTACTCGGCGCTGTATTAGGACAGCTTCAGGTTGCATTTGGAGGAAGTGTCGGGAAAACGGCTCAGGTTATGACTTACCTGGTTTTGTTAAGCTTAGCACTAACGTCCTTTCGAGAGGCCTTACGTGTCGCCACGAATGCAATTGATCAGATGGTCGGACTCATGCAAACGTTGTTTCCCGTTTTGTTGACTTTATTAATCTCGATGGGGAATTTAACCAGTGCAGCTTTATTTAAGCCTCTTATCATGGGCAGTCTAACCGTTTTAGCAACCATTATCAAAACGGTTGTTTTACCACTCTTTTTCTTAGCTGCTATCCTAAAACTTTTCAATCATATCTCTGATCAGTTCAAGCTAAGTAAGCTCGCAGGACTTTTTGAATTCGCAGGAAAACTTTCCTTAGGGGTTATTATGACTGTGTTCATTGGAGTAATGACGGTGCAGGGGGTGACAGGAGGGGTTGCTGATAGTGTTGTTTTTCGTACGGCCAAGTATTCAGCGGATCTTATCCCGGTCATGGGTAAATTTTTCAAAGATGCCGTCGAACTGGTCATTACGTCCGGGCTTTTACTTAAAAATGCTG is a window from the Desulfosporosinus sp. Sb-LF genome containing:
- a CDS encoding stage III sporulation protein AB codes for the protein MRILGCIALIAGCGCLGLWLAQRIRRRPLELRECLMALALLDTEIVWGATPLPEAFGIVKERTDTPWQGFFAELQERLQRGESANKAWKDSIITHKPHFCLQQGDWQVIHDVGKGLGRSDRMEQHKQLELVQRQLTLIKDQAGIWSDKQAKMWSYLGFLGGIAGVLILI
- the spoIIIAC gene encoding stage III sporulation protein AC, coding for MSFNLIITVAGIGILVGVLASVLNQSGRSEMAQGVTIMGVIVVLYIVVQSIAQLFTLVKSVFNLY
- the spoIIIAD gene encoding stage III sporulation protein AD: MEIWQIVGLALIVTVIGVVLKQIRPEIALQLTILASASIFILILSKIKVIVDLLQTLADQANISSYYLLIVLKIVGVAYLAEFGAQICRDAGESAIATKIELAAKVGVIVLAIPIIVAITESLVRLVP
- the spoIIIAE gene encoding stage III sporulation protein AE, which encodes MRRFIISLVLFVILLNGTTSPVLAEGVASQPQEKVELTQQIDLSQMRGFLDQLDSDVQDGMPGFSLSRMFEELKNGKLNLQPEKLGQTLLTILGREILSSAPLIGKLLVLAVLGAVLGQLQVAFGGSVGKTAQVMTYLVLLSLALTSFREALRVATNAIDQMVGLMQTLFPVLLTLLISMGNLTSAALFKPLIMGSLTVLATIIKTVVLPLFFLAAILKLFNHISDQFKLSKLAGLFEFAGKLSLGVIMTVFIGVMTVQGVTGGVADSVVFRTAKYSADLIPVMGKFFKDAVELVITSGLLLKNAVGIVALIAIIVICLGPLVKILAMLLVFRISAALIEPLGEKGLADSLQDMSKSLIFILVTVTSVAIMFFMTVAVVVGTGTFSVMLH